The Drosophila gunungcola strain Sukarami unplaced genomic scaffold, Dgunungcola_SK_2 000178F, whole genome shotgun sequence genome includes a window with the following:
- the LOC128265923 gene encoding uncharacterized protein LOC128265923, translated as MGKKGKGKKGKGKKPAAVVAPIEAPPCPPCPEPPKQMQPLDACPESSGPHDVLRAQPNHYPALLRIPETMAVVGSENGCYDSICKLLRAGFRCAERVFVMAPWGNYVVFRYHNNNDFIYFLYDGCTCDVNRFRYLDLSCGTAGFLFFDNMHDVISYIIQSRKTRLYLENLNKIAIDQIVEEYGAVTYTQKAKCMRFA; from the coding sequence ATGGGCAAAAAGGGCAAGGGCAAAAAGGGAAAGGGCAAGAAGCCCGCCGCAGTGGTGGCTCCCATCGAAGCACCACCATGTCCTCCGTGTCCGGAACCACCGAAGCAGATGCAACCGCTCGACGCGTGTCCGGAATCCAGCGGACCCCACGACGTGCTCCGGGCCCAGCCGAATCATTATCCGGCACTACTTCGCATTCCGGAAACGATGGCGGTGGTAGGATCGGAGAATGGGTGCTACGATAGCATCTGCAAGCTGCTGAGGGCCGGATTCCGGTGTGCCGAAAGGGTGTTCGTGATGGCCCCATGGGGCAACTATGTGGTCTTCCGGTATCACAACAACAATGACTTCATTTACTTCCTGTACGATGGTTGCACCTGCGACGTGAATAGGTTCCGGTATTTGGACCTCAGCTGCGGAACCGCCGGATTCCTCTTCTTCGATAACATGCACGACGTCATCAGCTATATTATCCAGTCGCGAAAGACGCGACTTTATCTGGAGAATCTCAACAAGATCGCCATCGACCAGATTGTGGAGGAGTACGGCGCTGTAACCTACACCCAAAAGGCCAAGTGCATGCGGTTCGCTTGA